A stretch of Pseudomonadota bacterium DNA encodes these proteins:
- a CDS encoding ThaI family type II restriction endonuclease, translating into MAGKLMEIFTDKNLVEKIKKRLSYLFQLAELESSRAGKTGMEVGSVRERIIVALLIYKFGESNVETEIPITESEVDAKLFGEPVSVKTITGKSLGGVKLIWTVDAQKAIEFRENYYPSCDILLVQINWGDTGGFFYIPVELQKKLFDKMGRENYIKLPKAGTNPRGAEITKEALSNLVADKQCQRIIIEWQKTKIDFNPYKKWVDFWEED; encoded by the coding sequence ATGGCTGGTAAACTAATGGAGATATTCACTGATAAAAACCTTGTAGAAAAAATCAAGAAACGATTGTCCTATTTATTCCAACTTGCTGAATTAGAAAGTTCTCGGGCTGGCAAAACAGGAATGGAAGTCGGCTCGGTTCGTGAAAGGATAATCGTGGCTCTGCTTATCTATAAATTCGGAGAGTCTAACGTTGAAACTGAAATACCAATTACCGAATCTGAAGTTGACGCAAAACTATTTGGTGAACCAGTGTCCGTTAAGACTATTACAGGTAAAAGTTTAGGCGGCGTGAAACTGATATGGACGGTTGATGCACAAAAAGCCATAGAATTCAGAGAGAATTATTATCCCTCTTGTGATATTTTGCTTGTCCAGATTAACTGGGGCGATACTGGTGGATTCTTTTATATTCCTGTAGAGCTACAGAAAAAACTGTTTGACAAAATGGGCAGAGAAAACTATATTAAATTACCAAAGGCCGGAACGAATCCTCGTGGCGCTGAAATTACAAAAGAAGCGCTATCAAATCTTGTTGCAGATAAACAATGCCAACGTATTATTATAGAATGGCAAAAGACCAAAATAGATTTTAATCCATACAAGAAATGGGTTGACTTCTGGGAGGAAGACTAA
- a CDS encoding DUF2034 domain-containing protein, translated as MPRRNESIVEMLVELPWWVSVIVAFISYIGIKFIIPAIMGGSPFFNGIARGLSSFAKWVALFFLILGAISALFAWRRGELLRGQTSVRTISNLSWRHLEELVGEAYRQVGYSVVENSGPGADGGVDLIAQKDGETILIQCKQWKARKIGVKTVREMFGLFNSERANGVHIVTSGDFTDDAKDFARNKPIKLIDGPMLVQLVRQAQAATISKVSPVSEPPRAYAEPRVICPICGSNMVLRKASKGVNTGKEFWGCEKFPYCRGVRDIK; from the coding sequence ATGCCGAGACGCAACGAAAGTATAGTCGAAATGTTGGTAGAGTTACCCTGGTGGGTGAGCGTCATTGTGGCCTTTATCTCGTACATTGGCATCAAATTCATTATTCCTGCAATAATGGGAGGAAGCCCATTTTTTAATGGTATTGCGCGGGGTCTCTCGTCGTTTGCGAAATGGGTCGCTCTTTTCTTTCTCATTCTTGGCGCTATCTCCGCTCTGTTTGCCTGGAGAAGAGGAGAACTGCTGAGGGGCCAGACAAGTGTCAGGACCATCAGTAATTTATCATGGCGACACCTTGAAGAGCTTGTCGGCGAAGCATACAGGCAGGTTGGTTATTCTGTTGTAGAAAACTCGGGTCCAGGAGCCGATGGCGGTGTAGACCTAATTGCTCAAAAAGATGGCGAGACAATATTGATTCAATGCAAGCAATGGAAGGCTCGTAAGATCGGAGTGAAAACGGTGAGGGAAATGTTCGGATTATTTAACTCCGAAAGAGCGAACGGGGTTCATATCGTTACAAGTGGAGATTTTACAGACGACGCTAAAGATTTCGCCAGAAATAAACCGATAAAGCTGATTGATGGCCCTATGCTGGTTCAGTTGGTAAGACAGGCTCAAGCGGCGACCATCTCCAAAGTTTCGCCTGTCAGCGAACCTCCTCGTGCGTATGCTGAACCAAGAGTTATTTGCCCGATATGCGGATCAAACATGGTCTTGAGAAAGGCCTCCAAGGGAGTGAATACTGGAAAGGAATTTTGGGGATGTGAAAAATTTCCATACTGCAGGGGTGTCAGGGATATAAAGTGA